The Macrobrachium rosenbergii isolate ZJJX-2024 chromosome 22, ASM4041242v1, whole genome shotgun sequence DNA segment gatcccaagatccctgaaaaggaatctggaaaaactagatgccgcagtagctccagggctcatgcagaaaagtgtgctactagaaacagcccacgtagtgagaaaaatgatggactcctaaggaggcaggatgcaactcggaaccccacactataaaaacctcccagtcgaataggatgactgtgatagacaaaaaaaaaaattaataataataatagtttttttagtTTGTCTGTGCTTATATTTTTCCGCGTCGAACAACTCCCAAACATAAAACAACACCTACCGaaccataacaacaacaacgagtACCCATAACACAGATAAGAAAGACAATGGAAGAGGTTATCTATTAATCGCTGCAATTGACGTATGCGCGCGTTTCCGCCTTTCCCCGCGGGACGGTATATTAAAAGGTTGCAGCTTGCAAGCACGCCCAGTTTCAACGGAGATTGACCTGAAATCAATCATGGAAGTCTTCCAAGAATTTCGGAGATGTTTCGTAATTCTGGTTAGTTTTGTGTTATCCGTTTTCTGTTCACCGTTGCGTTTGTCAAGGGAATTGGTTATTGTTTTATGGTTATTATTGTCTTCTGGTTATCTTGTGTCCGTTCGTGTGGTTTCGTTCGTCTGAATTGTctagaatgtgtatgtgtgtgtatctgtatacaaGAAATGTCACTTTTACTTAATATCCCATATAGTATATTGTTTATCCTTCCAAGTCTTTGAAATCTCTAACGGCATATtatttggatataaaaaaaaactccaattttcatatgaaatctTCCTGTAAAGATTAATTCTCTCTGTTGCTCTTAAAGtactccatttattttttttttttttgttcagaccTTTGTAACACGCCTTTGACACTGATTTAATTTTTGAGATTGTATTCAATTCCTTGAAAGATACTGATAGGCTGAAAAAGACAGTATCAGTCATTTCAAGTATATAAATTATCTAATTTCAtgtttggttgttgttgttgttattgttgttgttgttgttgttgtttgtctaTGACGAGTGCAGGGAGAAGCAAGAACACGGAGTACCTTTATGTACATTCCGATCCGTGATTTTTCCTGTAAGATAGAAAGCGGATAAAATTATGTAGATGACAATAAACTGTGGTTAACTAtgcaggtttatatatatacatatatatatatatatatatatatatatatatatatatatatatatatatatatatatatatatatatatatatatatatatatatataaatatatacatatatatacatatctatatatatatttttatatatataaatatatatatactatatatatatttatatatatatatacatatattcttgtcTTTGAGTAGGAGATAAGCAAGATGATCGCGAGTGTGGAAATGTGTAAAGGCACCTGTATGCCTGCAGGAGATGAGCAGCGGAAATGTcgggcaaaaacaaaaatatcttcatGCCTTGGATTTCAACGATCGACGACTGTGAACTTGCTTCAGAGTTTCTGTCGATGTTTTCTATGATTTTAAGATCGCTGTATTATAGGAACAAACGCATAGCATTTGGAAACATTTCATTGATGGGTGTACCTCTAACAGCATTATTTAAATAGCCTaattattgttcataaatgtcTGCCTCGTAGAACCAGACTAGGTTACAAAGTTTCTCACACTGATATGGTATCAGCTTTTTCGAATTTGTTTAAATGATGTTCTCTACCGTggtataaaaattctaaaacttttgaAACTCCAGGTGATTAACATCGAAACCCCCTTCAAATACTTCAAAAAACATTCGTGAATGTTTTCAGAAAACATCATGAACATCCTTAAGCACCGGGAACAGTAAAACACCTTTGAcgaaaaaaacttcaaaaatctcTCACATCACCCGGTCTTCCGTTTTTATGACTGCCTGATTAACAAAGATCTCGTAATCAAAGCTGCTAAGTTTCACATGTCAGTGATGTATCAAAATGAAAGTCTTAATTCTTCTTCAGAAAAAGCAAGACAACTAAACGTTTTAGATCAAAATGAATTCgatataaaggaaatatttgcATGAGGGAGAAGGTGATAAGTGTTTAACggctttgaaataaataaataaataaattagtgaagTTAAGTGCTATTTgccaacaaataaagaaaataatcttggAATCATGGTACATGCAGATAATGACAGTCCTGGACACTAATGCTCAAAAGATGGAGGTATTTAatactgaagtaaaataaagtatttcatGATAGAAAGGTTATATTTCCCTTCTGTTCTGAACTGGTcaagaatggaaatgaatatttgaaaatatgagagaaagcAGCCAGTGGTTACTGATAATAATCATGCATAACATTCTAATTCTTGCACAGGTTGTGATGTCTTCCATCGTCTCTGGACATGATATCAGGAAGCCTCTTACAGAGTCTGGAAATGTACTATCGGGAAAACTGGTTGCCAGTCTTAAAAAGGGAGTCATCGCTGACTGCCTTGATACAATCACCTGCGGAGATGCGCGTTTTGTCGCTAAGTGCACCAACTGTGATCCCAGATATTTCTACTGCGCATTCTCTGGTGCCACTCCAGAGGAGAAGACGTGTCAATCTGGGCAGTTATTCAACCCAGTTCCAGACTTTCCCAAGTGTATCTTGTCCAGCAACTGCCCTTACCACCCTTACCCAGTACCCTCAACTACGAAGGGCCCTGACCCCACATCTCTGACAACCAAGGGAAGTTGTGTCGACACAGTCACCTGTACGAAAAAGTCGCTTGTTGCCAAGTGCACCTACTGCGACCCAAGGTATTTCTCCTGCTCAGCGGCGGGAGCAACGCCAGTGCCAGAGACGTGTCCCTCCGGACTGATGTTCAACCCTGACCCCCGTTTCCCAAGGTGCATTTTGACAAATAACTGCCCATACCATCCTCCTTGGTCTTCAACCACCACTACAAGCACATCCACCACGACTACAACAACTACAAGTACTACTACGACCACTACTCCTTCAACCACAACTACGTCTACAACCACTACACCTTCAACGACTACATCTACAACCACTACTCCTTCAACGACTACATCTACAACCACTACTCCTTCAACGACTACATCTACAACCACTACTCCTTCAACGACTACATCTGCAACCACAACTCCTTCAATAACAACTACATCTACAACCACTACTCCTTCAACGACAGCTACATCTACAGCCACTACTCCTTCAACGACAACTACACCTACAACCACTACTCCTTCAATGACAACTACACCTACATCCACTATTCCTTCAACGACAACTACACCTACAACCACTACTCCTTCAACGACAACTACACCGACAACTACCACTCCTTCAACGACAACTACACCTGCAACCACTACTTCAACAACAACTACACCTACAACCACAGAGCCTCCAACGACAACTACATCTACAACCATTCCAACAACAACATCATTATCAAGTGCAGAAACTACAACCCCTAAATGCAGGGACACCTTCAAGTGTCCCGATAATGGAAATTTCACAAAATGTGACTATTGCTACAAAGAGTATTTCTATTGTGAAAAAGCAGAAGTTATGGGAGTTACTAAGCAATGTGAGGCCGGGTATGTCTTCAACACTGATCCAACTTGGGCAAAATGTGTCTCAGCAGGTACCTGCCCTTACCACCCAGAGCCACCTGTGCCACATGCACTATGGAGTATCTTTCCACATGCACTATGGagtatcttttaattattttcactgtgGAAAGAGTGACTTACGCGAGAAATTCACCAATGTGAGAGCGGTTATTTCTTCAACACTGATCCAAGTTGTCACCATGAGCCACCTTTTTAGGGATATAGCCAGTGACCACTCCTTTCTCTGTCAAGTGAAATCACTGATTTTAATTAGTATAACTTTTAATTACTATTAATTTCATTATAGTCTCGTAAGTTTTATTCTGTATTAGTGTTATCaccataagaaattaaatttgttaaCATCAAAGCTacaatatcaattattattattattattattattattattattattattattattattattattattattattattattattattattattattattaaaaaaacgtaATAATCTAATGAATAACGCTTTTGGACTGAGTATATTTCAGGTATCAATCTTCCCCAAAAACGACCCATATTTCAACGAGACAGTTTAAAAGCAAAACTGTCCTGTGATCAATTTGGATAAAGGGGTAACGGGACGTTTATATTACTgcaatgaaaaaatgggaaacatTTCATTTGTGATTTGTATGTTCATACAAGGACAGAAACTCATAACATTAGTAAATTAGaagatgtttacattttctctcacACCTATTTGTTGGTCCACAAGAAGGAACAGACTCTATCTGTTAGGGAACCATTATGGAATGGTTCGTACCATTATTTAGCCTTACTCAGAACGTTTCAGGATTCTACACGAATATTGAGGTACAACAagtttaaaacagttattatcaGAATAGAAATCACTGATATAAGGTACTGTGTTAATTTTATGGTAGACAAAAGCAAAGTTTATATCCCATAGGGGAAGTTCCATGGAGCTATGAAGACAATTTATGAGGCTCAAAAGTTGAGTCAAAGAAGTTTGCAGAGGAAACATTTGAAGCTTTCCAGGTGTCTATATCTAGCAGCTACAAAAGAACGATTCGACTCTCACAGGCTCATTTTTATGGAGTTGCAATGACCAGGAATGAAACTCAAAAAGGCTGAGTTAGCGAAGCTACAAATATTCTTCATAAAGCTTTCTACTCAACTCAACAGAATCTTTTAGATACAGCCTAATTCACTGTCATACCATGATCATTGTTTGTATAGCAATGCACGTCTTAATAGACAAATGTATAATCTTAATTCTGTATGCggtttcagtctatttgattttcaaatcttattcagcctgtcctttctctgatttgCCTATTTCAACTTTCACTAAATTcagctcaagagaacctgtattggatatcattgttcctaaatatttgaaagattcaacctcgccgattctttttccatcttgtaTTAATTcttccctttgtgcatactctgccCTCATTATCTTTCCAGATGTGTGGTGCGATTTGTCATTTTTGAGGTGATCTGCTACTTAAAACAGTATACTCTAAGTATTCTAAGTCACCAAGTTTCCATTGTAGCTCAAATCTAAACCTCCTCTTCTATCGccgaccactttttttttttttataaaatccatgaCAAGtacaaacagcaaaggtgacataATAAAGGTTTCTTGTTCATGTCATTTCAAGTGGTGAATCAAAATTGTAAATAAGAAATCAAAGATTAGTATTTAATGTATAGCAGAACCATTCCTTGACTAGTCAAAACCAAACTCATTTAACCGTAATAGAAAAATTTGTTACACATTAATGTTGCACCTCAACTTCATTTCCACCAAATTCCAGTTAGCGAAAATATGCAAAACTGTGGAAAAACTGCCatttttccattaaagaaaattattgaatttaACTAGACGccttaaaataacataatttagaGATAGTAATACTAATAGGAAATGATGTAATGCTAAAAGtcaattataattctatttttaataCAGATTGTTATCACAGTCATCGTCACTGGACGAGCCAACGAACCAAAGCCTTCCCCGAAGAAAGACGTACCATTAGCGTATCCTGAAGTAGGAGAGTTTTCTAATGCGAATCTTAAACCTGACTGTGTTCAGGCCATCACCTGTGGACATGAACCTTTCGTCGCAAAGTGCATCACCTGCCACCCTGAATATTTCTACTGCAAAGAACCCGGTGCATCGCCAACGCAGCTGAGGTGTCCTCCTGGCATGGTATTCAGCAGTGACCTCCCTGATCCAAAATGCACTTTGGAGGGTGACTGTCGAAATTCTGCTTCTGTCTCTGGTGCAACTGCGCACCCTTCCTTGACTTCCACTGCTTTCGCCAACACTGCTGAAATTGTCAAGCAAACCTCAATACCTGGATGCTTGGACAGCCTTATATGTAAAGCTACAGGAAATTTTGCGAGGTGCAATTTCTGCCATATGACTTACTTCTTCTGTGAAACCGTTGGACTCCCAGGAAAAATTGAGCTATGCTACCCTGACCTGGTATTTAACACCGATCCAGATTACCCGCAGTGTGTACCTTCATCTAATTGTCCCTACCATCCTACAACAACTGAACTCTCTTCTACAGTATCTGCTACTACAACCCCTGATTGTTGGGACACCTTCAGTTGTCCCGATAATGGAAATTTCACAAAATGTCACTATTGCTACAAAGAGTATTTCTATTGTGAAAAAGCAGGAGTTATGGCAGAAATTAAGCAATGTGAGGCCGGGTATGTCTTCAACACTGATCCAACTTGGGCAAAATGTGTCTCAGTAGGTATCTGCCCTTATCACCCAGAGCCACCTGTGCCACATGCACTATGGagtatcttttaattattttcactgtgGAAAGAGTGACTTACGCGAGAAATTCACCAATGTGAGAGCGGTTATTTCTTCAACACTGATCCAAGTTATCACCATGAGCCACCTTTTTTAGGGATATAGCCAGTGACCACTCCTTTCTCTGTCAAGTGAAATCACTGATTTTAATTAGTATAACTTTTAATTACTATTAATTTCATTACAGTCTCGCAAGTTTTATTCTGTATTAGTGTTATCaccataagaaattaaatttgttaaCATCAAAGCTACAAtatcaattattaattattattattattattattattattattattattattattattattattattattattattattattatttcaaaacgtAATAATCTaatgaataaagcttttggaCTGAGTATATTTCAGGTATCAATCTTCCCAAAACGACCCATATTTCAACGAGACAGATTAAAAGCAAAAAAGTCCTGTGATCAATTTGGATAAAGGGGTAACGGGACGTTTATATTACtgcaatgaaaaatggaaaacacttCATTTGTGATTTGTATGTTCATACAAGGACAGAAACTCATAACGTTAGTAAATTGAAGTATACATTATCTCTCATGCCTATTTGTAGGTCTGCAAGAAGGAACAGACTCTATCTGTTAGGGAACCATTTTGGAATGGTTCGTACCATTATTTAGCCTTACTCTCAGGATGTTTCAGGATTCTACACGAATATTGAGGTACAACAagtttaaaacagttattatcaGAATAGAAATCACTGATATAAGGAACtgtgttaacttttatggttaaCAAAAGCAAAGTTTAAATCCCATAGGGGAAGTTCCATGGAGCTATGAAGACAATTTATGAGGCTCAAAAGTTGAGTCAAAAAGTTTGCAGAGGAAACATTTGAAGCTTTCCAGGTGTCTATATCTAGCAGCTACAAAAGAACGATTTGACTCTCACAGGCTCATTTTTATGGAGTTGCAATGACCAGGAATGAAACTCAAAAGGCTGAGTTAGCGAAGCTACAAATATTCTTCATAAAGCTTTCTACTCAACTCAACAGAATCTTTTAGATACAGCCTAATTCACTGTCATACCATGATCATTGTTTGTATAACAATGCACGTCTTAATAGACAAATGTATAATCTTAATTCTGTATGCggtttcagtctatttgattttcaaatcttattcaacctgtcctttctctgatttgCCTATTTCAACTTTCACTAAATTcagctcaagagaacctgtattggatatcattgttcctaaatatttgaaagattcaacctcgccgattctttttccatcttgtaTTAATTcttccctttgtgcatactctgccCTCATTATCTTTCCAGATGTATGGTGCGATTTGTCATTTTTTGAGGTGATCTGCTAATAAACAGTATACTCTAAGTATTCTAAGTCATCAAGTTTCCATTGTAGCTCAAATCTAAACCTCCTCTTCTATCGCCGACCACCACTTTTTTACTATGAACTCCATAAGAAGTACAAACAGCAAAGGTTTCTTGTTCATGTCATTTCAAGTGGTGcatcaaaaatgtaaacaagaaatCAAAGATTAGTATTTAATGTATAGCAGAACCATTCCTTGACTAGTCAAAACCAAACTCATTTAACCGTAATAGAAAAATTTGTTAAACATTAATGTTGCACCTCAACTTCATTTTCACCAAATTCCAGTTAGCGAAAATATGCAAAACTGTGGAAAAACTGCCATTTTCctattaatgaaaatgtattgaATTCAACTAGACGCCTTAAAATAACATAACTTAGAGACAGTAACACTAATAGGAAATGATGTAATGCTAAAAGtcaattataattctatttttaataCAGATTGTTATCACAGTCATCGTCACTGGACGAGCTAACGAACAAAGCCTTCCCCGAAGAAAGACGTACCATTAGCATATCCTGAAGTAGGTGAGTTTTCTAATGCGAATCTTAAACCTGACTGTGTTCAGGCCATCACCTGTGGACATGAACCTTTCGTCGCAAAGTGCATCACCTGCCACCCTGAATATTTCTACGCAAAGAACCCGGCATCGCCAACGCAGCTGAGGTGTCCTCCTGGCATGGTATTCAGCAGTGACCTCCCCTGATCCAAAAATGCACTTTGGAGGTGACTGTCGAAATTCTGCTTCTGTCTCTGGTGCAACTGCGCACCCTTCCTTGACTTCCACTGCTTTCGCTAACACTGCTGAAATTGTCAACAAACCTCAATACCTGGATGCTTGGACAGCCTCATATGTAAAGCCACAGGAAATTTTACGAGGTGCAATTTCTGCCATATGACTTACTTCTTCTGACCAACCGTTGGACTCCCAGGAAAATTGAGCTATGCTACCCTGACCTGGTATTTAACACCGATTTGAGATTACCCGCAGTGTCACCGTTCATCTAATTGTCCCTACCATCCTACTAAACCCTGATTGTTGGGATAGTCTTACTTGCTCTGGAAGGAGGAGATTTTCCAAAATGTGTCTATTGTTATGAAGAATATTTCTATTGTGAAAAAGAAGGAGTTTTGGGAGAAATTAAGCAATGTGAGGCCGAGTATGTCTTCAACACTGATCCAGCTTGGCCAAAATGTATCTCACCATTGTACTGCCCTTACCACCCAGAGCCGACTGTGCCACATGCATTGTGAAGTATCTTGTAATTATTTTCACTGTGGAAAGAGTGACTTACGCGAGAAATTCACCAATGTGAGGGCGGTTATTTCTTCAACACTGATCCAAGTTATCACCATGAGCCACCTTTTTAGGGATATAGCCAGTGACCACTCCTTTCTCTGTCAAGTGAAATCACTGATTTTAATTAGTATAACTTTTAATTACTATTAATTTCATTACAGTCACGTAAATTTTATTCTGTATTAGTGCTATCACCATAAGAAGTTAGATTTGTTAACAACATCAAAGCTACAATAtcaattacaattattattattattattattattattattattattattattattattattattattattattattttaaaaacgtagtaatgtaatgaataaagcttttggaCTGAGTATCTTTCAGGTATTAATCTTCCCCAAAAACGACCCATATGCCAGCGAGACATTATATCGTGTTTCTTTAACCAGATAACCTTGTCACTTTCACCAGTCAGTCACCCTGTGGATCACTGCTTATCATTCGTTCCTGTGTAGTATTATTTACGCACAGTTTTTCAAACTGGTGCAGCAGTTTACCAGATTTCTGGTTACtgccatgatcagttactgctgcagtgtggggtctgcggtgggaggttgcaATCAACATTCCTTGGAatcttgaattgcaag contains these protein-coding regions:
- the LOC136850472 gene encoding uncharacterized protein, producing MEVFQEFRRCFVILVVMSSIVSGHDIRKPLTESGNVLSGKLVASLKKGVIADCLDTITCGDARFVAKCTNCDPRYFYCAFSGATPEEKTCQSGQLFNPVPDFPKCILSSNCPYHPYPVPSTTKGPDPTSLTTKGSCVDTVTCTKKSLVAKCTYCDPRYFSCSAAGATPVPETCPSGLMFNPDPRFPRCILTNNCPYHPPWSSTTTTSTSTTTTTTTSTTTTTTPSTTTTSTTTTPSTTTSTTTTPSTTTSTTTTPSTTTSTTTTPSTTTSATTTPSITTTSTTTTPSTTATSTATTPSTTTTPTTTTPSMTTTPTSTIPSTTTTPTTTTPSTTTTPTTTTPSTTTTPATTTSTTTTPTTTEPPTTTTSTTIPTTTSLSSAETTTPKCRDTFKCPDNGNFTKCDYCYKEYFYCEKAEVMGVTKQCEAGYVFNTDPTWAKCVSAGTCPYHPEPPVPHALWSIFPHALWSIIVITVIVTGRANEPKPSPKKDVPLAYPEVGEFSNANLKPDCVQAITCGHEPFVAKCITCHPEYFYCKEPGASPTQLRCPPGMVFSSDLPDPKCTLEGDCRNSASVSGATAHPSLTSTAFANTAEIVKQTSIPGCLDSLICKATGNFARCNFCHMTYFFCETVGLPGKIELCYPDLVFNTDPDYPQCVPSSNCPYHPTTTELSSTVSATTTPDCWDTFSCPDNGNFTKCHYCYKEYFYCEKAGVMAEIKQCEAGYVFNTDPTWAKCVSVGICPYHPEPPVPHALWSIF